The Sorangiineae bacterium MSr11367 genome window below encodes:
- a CDS encoding ATP-binding cassette domain-containing protein produces the protein MTKIVTPSPSSDELVVLRNVTKTFGDRPVLKGINLVAHRGETTVVIGGSGAGKTTLLRHIVALEQPTSGEVLIDGENIAGMGERELNRIRMKFGMVYQYAALLDSYTVLENVAFPLVEHTKLSKKEIRDRVLEKLQILGLDPKVEKLFPSELSGGMRKRVGLARALMLEPPILVYDEPTSGLDPLTSRLVDDLIDEMRERFNVTSLVISHDIASCFRIAHQAVLLIGGEICASGPPDSLVRGDNETARKFIEQSGVDIDRLSRVTRAEHPPSTN, from the coding sequence ATGACCAAGATCGTGACCCCGTCACCTTCCTCCGACGAGCTCGTCGTTCTGCGAAATGTCACCAAGACATTTGGCGACCGGCCGGTCCTCAAGGGGATCAACCTCGTCGCCCATCGCGGGGAGACCACCGTCGTCATTGGTGGATCGGGCGCGGGCAAGACGACCCTCCTGCGCCACATCGTCGCACTCGAGCAACCGACGAGCGGCGAAGTGCTCATCGACGGCGAGAACATCGCGGGCATGGGAGAGCGCGAGCTCAATCGCATCCGCATGAAGTTCGGAATGGTCTACCAGTACGCCGCGTTGCTCGACTCGTACACGGTGCTGGAGAACGTCGCCTTCCCGCTCGTCGAGCATACGAAGCTTTCGAAAAAAGAAATTCGCGATCGCGTGCTGGAGAAGCTTCAAATCCTGGGACTCGACCCCAAAGTCGAAAAGCTGTTTCCCAGCGAGCTGTCGGGCGGTATGCGCAAGCGCGTCGGCCTCGCCCGCGCGCTCATGTTGGAGCCGCCCATTCTGGTTTACGACGAGCCGACCAGCGGCCTCGATCCGCTCACCAGCCGCCTGGTGGACGATCTCATCGACGAGATGCGCGAGCGGTTCAACGTCACCAGCTTGGTCATCTCGCACGACATTGCGAGCTGCTTTCGCATTGCGCATCAAGCCGTGCTGCTCATCGGCGGCGAGATCTGCGCTTCCGGCCCGCCCGATTCGCTCGTCCGGGGCGACAACGAGACGGCGCGCAAATTCATCGAGCAATCGGGGGTCGACATCGATCGTCTTTCGCGCGTCACCCGCGCGGAGCACCCACCAAGTACGAATTAA
- a CDS encoding lysophospholipid acyltransferase family protein, with translation MGACLGFVAGSLFRIRRNHVERAMAAGGIADPARAARGMYRSLGISLLEFLWLAGGDAARLDGRVRIDEASRRALDEARSKGRGIVLSATHTGNWDLAACAMARRMPLLVITKRLSMRALDHFWQSTRGRYGVRLREARGALEEGRRMLREQGAVAMMIDQVPLHRRHAVPVEFFGRPALADKAPAALAAASGAPLVVSGAFRDEDGMHHLVVLDVLFPDKAGPAWIAQATRASTEALERFVRAHPSEWLWLHRRWKEIAPAERPSGRDREDLRLVVERRA, from the coding sequence TTGGGCGCATGCCTTGGTTTCGTCGCCGGCAGCCTGTTTCGCATCCGGCGAAACCACGTCGAACGCGCGATGGCCGCGGGCGGGATTGCCGATCCTGCCCGCGCCGCCCGCGGCATGTACCGCTCCCTGGGCATCAGCTTGCTCGAGTTTCTCTGGCTCGCCGGCGGCGACGCGGCGCGTCTCGATGGGCGCGTGCGCATCGACGAGGCTTCGCGCCGAGCACTCGACGAAGCGCGCTCGAAGGGGCGAGGCATCGTTTTGTCGGCGACCCATACCGGCAATTGGGACCTGGCGGCGTGCGCGATGGCCCGCCGGATGCCGCTTCTGGTCATCACGAAGCGGCTCTCGATGCGGGCCCTCGACCACTTTTGGCAATCGACCCGAGGTCGCTACGGCGTCCGCTTGCGCGAAGCGCGCGGTGCCCTGGAGGAGGGGCGGCGCATGCTGCGCGAGCAAGGCGCGGTGGCCATGATGATCGACCAGGTGCCGCTGCACCGGCGTCATGCGGTGCCCGTCGAGTTCTTCGGGCGACCGGCGCTGGCCGACAAGGCCCCCGCCGCACTTGCGGCCGCCTCGGGGGCGCCTTTGGTGGTGTCGGGGGCGTTTCGCGACGAGGACGGTATGCACCACCTGGTGGTGCTCGACGTCCTTTTTCCGGACAAGGCCGGCCCCGCGTGGATTGCGCAGGCCACGCGCGCCTCGACGGAGGCGCTCGAGCGGTTCGTGCGCGCGCACCCCTCCGAATGGCTGTGGCTCCATCGGCGCTGGAAAGAGATTGCTCCCGCGGAGCGGCCGAGTGGACGCGATAGAGAAGATTTGCGCCTTGTAGTAGAACGACGGGCATGA
- a CDS encoding thiazole synthase, translated as MTDSLVIAGRTFQSRLIVGTGKYKSTEETELALDAAGAEIITVALRRVDLKDKSSGSLMSLLTRRKDWTLLPNTAGCYTADEAVRTLRLARELGIASLVKLEVIGDPKTLYPDNEQTLEAARTLIKEGFTVLPYCIDDPIVCRKLEDLGCAAVMPLAAPIGSGLGIRNPHNLAIILEHAKVPVIVDAGVGTASDAAIAMELGCHGVLMNTAIAHAKDPVLMATAMKEAVSSGRKAFLAGRMAKSRYANASSPSAGVLGAGVIE; from the coding sequence ATGACCGATTCGCTCGTCATTGCCGGTCGCACGTTTCAGAGTCGGCTGATCGTCGGCACGGGGAAGTACAAGAGCACCGAAGAAACCGAACTCGCGCTCGACGCCGCCGGCGCCGAGATCATCACGGTGGCCCTGCGCCGTGTGGATCTGAAGGACAAATCGAGCGGCTCGCTCATGTCGCTGCTCACGCGCCGCAAGGACTGGACGCTGCTCCCCAACACCGCCGGCTGCTACACCGCCGACGAGGCCGTGCGCACCTTGCGCCTCGCGCGGGAGCTCGGCATCGCCAGCCTGGTGAAGCTCGAGGTCATCGGCGATCCCAAGACGCTCTACCCGGACAACGAGCAGACGCTCGAGGCCGCGCGCACGTTGATCAAGGAAGGCTTCACCGTGCTTCCGTACTGCATCGACGATCCCATCGTGTGCCGCAAGCTGGAGGACCTCGGGTGTGCCGCGGTGATGCCGCTCGCGGCGCCCATCGGCAGCGGTCTCGGGATCCGCAACCCGCACAATTTGGCCATCATCCTCGAGCACGCGAAGGTGCCGGTCATCGTCGATGCGGGCGTGGGCACGGCGAGCGATGCGGCCATTGCGATGGAGCTCGGCTGTCACGGCGTGTTGATGAACACCGCCATCGCGCACGCGAAGGATCCGGTGCTGATGGCGACGGCCATGAAGGAAGCGGTGAGTTCTGGCCGCAAGGCGTTCCTCGCCGGGCGCATGGCCAAGTCGCGTTACGCGAACGCATCGAGTCCCTCTGCTGGCGTTCTTGGGGCCGGCGTCATCGAGTGA
- a CDS encoding thiamine phosphate synthase: MPRRASRVLLITDPSYAAGHVDAVVGTVADALGPRFAVQLRDKEASSGELRVRARALRALTRAGGASFIVNGSPELAAEVDADGVHLPGFAVDPSVLERARAIVGPARAIHVPVHARDEVVLARDGGADAVLVSPIFDSPGKGPARGVAALAEARALAHLWLYALGGIDALHVAECHRAGADGVAIIRALLDAPDPVATARALISPWTRTPQPSP; this comes from the coding sequence ATGCCTCGGCGCGCTAGCCGCGTTCTTCTCATCACGGATCCGTCGTACGCGGCGGGGCACGTCGATGCGGTCGTGGGCACGGTCGCGGACGCGCTCGGGCCGCGCTTCGCCGTGCAACTGCGGGACAAGGAGGCGTCGTCCGGCGAGCTTCGCGTTCGCGCCCGTGCCTTGCGCGCGCTCACGCGTGCGGGCGGTGCATCCTTCATCGTGAACGGCTCCCCCGAGCTTGCCGCGGAGGTCGACGCCGACGGTGTGCACCTACCGGGGTTCGCGGTGGATCCCTCGGTCCTCGAGCGTGCCCGCGCGATCGTGGGGCCTGCGCGCGCCATCCACGTCCCCGTCCACGCGCGGGATGAAGTGGTCCTCGCCCGCGATGGCGGCGCCGATGCCGTTCTCGTCTCCCCCATTTTCGACAGCCCCGGCAAGGGCCCAGCCCGCGGTGTCGCCGCGCTCGCAGAAGCGCGTGCGCTCGCGCACCTTTGGCTCTACGCCCTCGGCGGCATTGACGCACTGCACGTCGCGGAATGCCATCGCGCGGGCGCGGATGGGGTCGCGATCATCCGAGCTCTTCTCGATGCACCCGATCCGGTCGCAACAGCCCGTGCGCTCATTTCCCCCTGGACGAGAACGCCCCAGCCCAGCCCCTGA
- a CDS encoding phosphopantetheine-binding protein encodes MATYDETLVGTTNILSKHVELDRPIRPDDDITNDLGLDSLAVMEVVADIEDHFQINIPEEMLSKITTVADVAHALHDLQTAQATAK; translated from the coding sequence ATGGCGACGTACGACGAAACGCTGGTGGGGACCACGAACATCCTGAGCAAACACGTGGAGCTGGATCGTCCAATCCGTCCCGACGACGACATCACGAACGACCTAGGCCTCGACAGCCTCGCCGTGATGGAAGTGGTGGCCGACATCGAAGATCATTTCCAAATCAACATCCCCGAGGAAATGCTCTCCAAGATTACCACCGTCGCCGACGTAGCCCACGCCCTGCACGATTTGCAAACCGCGCAAGCTACCGCGAAATAG
- a CDS encoding Rpn family recombination-promoting nuclease/putative transposase has protein sequence MSSSPHDALFKAAFSRPDIARSELELLLPPTLREKLDLASLTLRPGSFVDEDLRHRHSDLLYELRTVSDSPALVFVLMEHQSTFDAHMPFRLLRYAVRVWDKWLVDHPGKATKLPLLISVVLHHGDDGWRARPELSSMFDADPETLKATRDYVPHFHFMVDDIASLSLEALAARTIHVLGRLVQLAFWTSHSVERFKQAKPIMRELAATTKRDAATRTLLTQLYVYLLRVLGDVDASPVYDKLLEIAGPEGKEDVVTAGDQLIAQGLAKGLAEGRAKGLAEGQAKGLAEGRAKGLAEGQAKGLAEGQAKGLAEGRAEGFRRAISKLLAVRSVVLSETGRSRLEACEDSQILEQWYDRAITATTEDEIFA, from the coding sequence ATGTCGAGCAGTCCTCACGATGCGCTCTTCAAGGCCGCATTCAGCCGGCCGGACATTGCACGGAGCGAGTTGGAGCTTCTTTTGCCTCCAACGCTTCGCGAGAAGCTGGATCTCGCATCCTTGACACTACGACCGGGGTCGTTCGTCGATGAGGACTTGCGTCATCGGCACTCGGATTTGCTCTACGAGCTGCGCACGGTTTCCGACTCACCCGCATTGGTGTTCGTTCTCATGGAACACCAATCGACGTTCGACGCGCACATGCCCTTCCGGCTTCTCCGTTACGCCGTGCGGGTTTGGGACAAGTGGCTGGTCGACCATCCGGGAAAGGCGACCAAGCTGCCGCTCTTGATTTCGGTGGTTTTGCACCACGGGGACGATGGTTGGCGCGCGCGTCCTGAACTTTCCTCGATGTTCGATGCAGATCCCGAAACTCTAAAAGCTACGCGGGATTACGTGCCTCATTTCCATTTCATGGTCGACGACATTGCGTCGCTTTCCCTGGAGGCGTTGGCGGCTCGGACGATCCACGTACTCGGACGGCTCGTACAACTTGCGTTCTGGACGTCGCATTCGGTCGAGCGCTTCAAGCAAGCCAAACCAATTATGCGTGAGCTTGCCGCTACGACGAAACGAGATGCCGCCACGCGGACGCTTCTGACGCAGCTCTACGTGTATTTGCTCCGAGTACTGGGGGACGTGGACGCTTCGCCAGTTTACGATAAACTTCTCGAAATCGCTGGCCCTGAAGGAAAAGAGGACGTCGTGACCGCTGGAGACCAACTCATCGCACAGGGGCTCGCCAAGGGACTTGCCGAAGGCCGGGCCAAGGGACTTGCCGAAGGCCAGGCCAAGGGACTTGCCGAAGGCCGGGCCAAGGGACTTGCCGAAGGCCAGGCCAAGGGACTTGCCGAAGGCCAGGCCAAGGGACTTGCCGAAGGGCGCGCCGAGGGGTTCCGAAGGGCCATTTCGAAGCTCTTGGCGGTGCGAAGCGTGGTGCTTTCCGAAACGGGGCGCTCGCGACTCGAGGCTTGCGAGGATTCGCAGATTCTCGAGCAGTGGTACGATCGCGCAATCACCGCGACGACGGAGGACGAGATCTTCGCCTGA
- a CDS encoding error-prone DNA polymerase: MGATPPARLLHRAVKLGYDAIGITDRDGLYGSVRALEAARNEGIRTIVGCELTVEEGDDTFCSLVVLVENHVGYTHLCRILTKSHELHPKGKAPLVRRHSRWGEPLPKNLYAGLPFSEMADLTEGLWALVSPDASPELAAKIKETFGARASVVLHRHLDGEDRARTRDARGMSQRFDMPLVASNRVWYSEPREKPLLDVLHCIREGCTLDQAGRDLPRGAEAYLKPESAIQLLFRDAPEAIARTRDIADACLFSLEDLDYQFPMGAYAAQGETSDETLRRLTYAGAEEHYPQGIPPAVREQVDKELTIIGKMAKAPYFLSVHSIVGIARGMNILCQGRGSAANSAVCYCLGITAVDPARGNLLFERFISEERSEPPDIDVDFEHERREEVIQEIYRIYGRDRAAMVSEVICYRGKSALREVGKVFGFSLEQVDRLAGVVSWWDKVKEVRDARLAAVGFDPNDERVRWAIRCANAIQGFPRHLSIHVGGFVLSAESLAHVAPVEPATMKDRTIIPWDKDDLDILGFFKVDVLGLGMLTVIRKALELVQNRDAHVRAETNILRLAQIPPEDPAVYEALCHADTVGVFQIESRAQMSMLPRLKPRAFYDLVIEVAIVRPGPIQGGMVHPYLRRRNGQEKSDMPHEILRPILARTLGVPLFQEQVMQIAIVGAGYSADDADKLRRDMAAWRRSGQLQKHEEQLAAGFAKCGIPKDFAERLYKQIHGFGEYGFPESHAASFALLVYASAWLKVHHPAPFAAALINSQPMGFYSPGTILQDAQRHGVEVLPIIIDESDWDCTLPSENTIRVGLRMVKGLGEASGRRIVEMRRQRPFANVHDLVARAQLNQRELEMLSESGALGPIVAEPAGGGVREAMWQVRAPRTGGLFAGRTGRRQSPSFAPLTRGEQLSLDYGRTGFSATDHPLAVLRSKLAQREVKSSRELMDVAHGRVVKTAGYVICRQRPGTASGVVFITMEDELGFINLLLWTRIFDEYRHIATTSPLLLVRGKLEREGEVVYVIAEHMAPLSLPRGRDPISHSPFPGKSRDFH, from the coding sequence ATGGGCGCCACGCCCCCGGCCCGGTTGCTCCATCGCGCCGTCAAATTGGGGTACGACGCCATCGGCATCACCGATCGCGATGGGCTTTATGGCTCGGTGCGTGCTCTCGAGGCGGCCCGCAACGAGGGCATTCGCACCATCGTGGGCTGCGAGCTCACCGTGGAAGAGGGCGACGACACCTTCTGCAGCTTGGTCGTCCTCGTGGAGAACCATGTAGGGTACACCCATCTTTGCCGCATCCTGACCAAGAGCCACGAGCTGCACCCCAAAGGGAAAGCCCCCTTGGTCCGCCGCCACTCCCGATGGGGAGAGCCCCTCCCGAAGAACCTCTACGCGGGCCTCCCGTTCTCGGAAATGGCCGACCTCACCGAGGGCCTCTGGGCGCTCGTCTCCCCCGATGCATCGCCGGAGCTCGCGGCGAAGATCAAAGAGACCTTCGGCGCCCGCGCCAGCGTCGTCCTCCATCGCCATCTCGACGGTGAAGACCGCGCCCGCACCCGCGACGCGCGCGGCATGTCGCAGCGATTCGACATGCCGCTCGTGGCCAGCAACCGCGTCTGGTATTCCGAGCCACGAGAAAAACCGCTCCTCGACGTCCTTCACTGCATTCGCGAAGGATGCACCCTCGACCAAGCCGGACGCGATCTCCCACGCGGTGCCGAGGCCTACCTCAAGCCGGAATCCGCGATCCAGCTCCTCTTTCGGGATGCACCCGAGGCCATCGCCCGCACCCGCGACATCGCCGATGCATGCCTCTTCTCCTTGGAAGACTTGGATTACCAATTTCCCATGGGTGCCTACGCCGCTCAGGGTGAGACCAGCGACGAGACACTCCGCCGTCTCACCTACGCGGGCGCGGAAGAACATTATCCGCAGGGGATCCCGCCCGCCGTGCGCGAGCAAGTCGATAAAGAGCTCACCATCATTGGGAAAATGGCAAAGGCCCCGTACTTCCTCAGCGTTCACAGCATCGTCGGGATTGCGCGGGGAATGAACATCCTCTGCCAGGGCCGCGGCAGCGCAGCCAACAGCGCCGTTTGTTATTGCCTTGGCATCACGGCGGTCGATCCTGCGCGCGGAAATCTGCTTTTCGAGCGGTTCATCTCCGAAGAACGCAGCGAACCTCCGGACATCGACGTCGACTTCGAACACGAGCGGCGCGAGGAAGTCATTCAGGAGATCTATCGCATTTACGGTCGCGACCGCGCGGCCATGGTGAGCGAGGTCATTTGCTATCGAGGCAAATCCGCGCTGCGCGAAGTGGGAAAAGTATTCGGCTTTTCCCTCGAGCAAGTGGACCGCCTCGCAGGCGTCGTTTCGTGGTGGGACAAGGTGAAGGAGGTGCGGGACGCGCGTTTGGCGGCCGTAGGCTTCGACCCGAACGACGAGCGTGTTCGCTGGGCCATTCGCTGCGCCAATGCCATTCAGGGATTCCCACGGCACCTATCCATCCACGTGGGGGGCTTCGTCTTGTCGGCGGAGTCGCTCGCCCACGTGGCACCGGTGGAGCCCGCGACGATGAAAGATCGCACCATCATTCCGTGGGACAAAGACGATCTGGACATCCTCGGCTTCTTCAAAGTCGACGTGCTCGGCCTGGGCATGCTGACCGTGATTCGAAAAGCGCTGGAGCTCGTGCAAAACCGCGATGCGCACGTGCGGGCCGAGACGAACATCCTTCGCCTGGCGCAGATCCCACCCGAAGATCCCGCGGTGTACGAAGCGCTATGCCACGCTGACACCGTGGGCGTCTTTCAAATCGAAAGCCGGGCGCAGATGTCCATGCTGCCGCGCCTCAAGCCGAGAGCGTTTTACGACTTGGTGATCGAGGTCGCCATCGTGCGGCCGGGGCCCATTCAAGGCGGCATGGTTCATCCGTATTTGCGCCGTCGCAATGGCCAAGAAAAGAGCGACATGCCGCACGAGATCTTGCGCCCTATCTTGGCGCGCACCTTGGGCGTGCCGCTGTTTCAAGAGCAGGTCATGCAGATTGCCATCGTCGGTGCCGGCTACAGTGCGGACGACGCCGACAAGCTCCGGCGCGACATGGCCGCGTGGCGGCGGAGCGGCCAATTGCAAAAACATGAAGAGCAGCTTGCCGCGGGCTTCGCGAAATGTGGCATCCCCAAGGATTTCGCCGAGCGGCTGTACAAGCAGATCCACGGATTCGGCGAATACGGATTCCCCGAGAGCCATGCGGCCAGCTTCGCGCTGCTCGTGTATGCGAGCGCATGGCTTAAGGTGCATCACCCGGCGCCGTTCGCCGCGGCGCTCATCAATAGCCAACCCATGGGCTTTTATTCGCCGGGCACCATCTTGCAAGATGCCCAGAGGCACGGCGTCGAAGTGCTTCCCATCATCATCGATGAAAGCGATTGGGACTGCACCTTGCCATCGGAAAATACGATTCGTGTCGGTCTTCGCATGGTGAAAGGGCTCGGCGAGGCGAGTGGGCGGCGCATCGTCGAAATGCGCCGGCAAAGGCCTTTTGCGAACGTGCACGATCTGGTGGCGCGGGCCCAATTGAATCAGCGGGAGCTCGAGATGCTCTCCGAGTCGGGCGCACTCGGGCCCATCGTCGCCGAGCCTGCAGGCGGCGGCGTTCGCGAGGCCATGTGGCAGGTGCGCGCACCGCGCACGGGTGGGCTTTTCGCGGGTCGAACGGGGAGGCGCCAAAGCCCGTCGTTTGCGCCGCTCACGCGCGGCGAGCAGCTCTCGCTGGACTACGGGCGAACGGGATTCTCGGCGACCGACCACCCTCTGGCGGTGCTCCGTTCCAAGCTTGCGCAGCGCGAGGTCAAAAGCTCGCGCGAGCTGATGGACGTCGCGCACGGGCGCGTGGTCAAAACCGCGGGATACGTCATTTGCCGGCAGCGCCCCGGAACGGCCAGCGGCGTGGTGTTCATCACGATGGAAGATGAACTGGGGTTCATCAATCTGCTGCTCTGGACCCGCATTTTCGACGAATATCGCCATATTGCCACGACGAGCCCGCTACTCTTGGTGCGGGGAAAACTCGAGCGGGAAGGGGAAGTCGTGTACGTGATTGCCGAACATATGGCCCCCCTCTCGCTGCCGCGAGGAAGAGACCCTATTAGTCACTCCCCCTTTCCCGGCAAGAGCCGCGACTTTCATTAG
- a CDS encoding M28 family peptidase — translation MRHHFIFPILAFAAAACGSPSPSSAPTTTPASHVAGTTAAPAPAKPAKRSLEERIAELQKEALASHAAVDFVRAITRDVGARLAGSANDAKAVAWAEQRLTAEGFTNVHRERAMVSHWERGPATGAIVSKGKRTPLELLALGRSGSTPKGGLDAQVVRVESLEAAKALGRKELAGKVLFFDVPTARARDGSGYGHSAGARYAGSQVAVERGAVAMVIRSISPDPAVPHTGTTAHAGLPSVALAGTSADALRDALAADLKAKVHLDVTARMLPDVESANVVGEIRGSERPDEVVLLGAHLDSWDVGEGASDDGAGCAIVAEAARLTAKYAPRRTVRVVLFASEELGDAPGATTYAETHAAELEKIIVAFEADAGEGRAYAFRAAVRPEHAPSVARIVSFLAPLGVEHDSHVAGAGTDVSPLHDKGVPVFQLRQDMTKYFDIHHTKSDVFEHIDQEALTQATAAYAVTAYATAELDETLGRAPEGPKAHW, via the coding sequence ATGCGTCACCATTTTATCTTTCCGATCCTCGCCTTTGCTGCCGCAGCTTGCGGATCGCCTTCTCCTTCTAGCGCGCCGACGACGACCCCTGCTTCGCACGTCGCAGGCACCACGGCGGCTCCCGCGCCGGCCAAGCCGGCGAAGCGCTCCCTCGAAGAGCGCATCGCTGAATTGCAGAAAGAGGCACTTGCCTCGCACGCCGCCGTGGACTTCGTGCGGGCCATCACACGGGACGTGGGGGCGCGCCTGGCCGGATCGGCCAACGATGCCAAGGCGGTCGCGTGGGCGGAGCAGCGGCTCACCGCGGAAGGTTTCACCAACGTGCACCGTGAGCGCGCCATGGTTTCGCATTGGGAGCGCGGGCCCGCGACGGGGGCCATCGTCTCGAAGGGCAAACGAACGCCGCTCGAGCTCCTCGCGCTCGGGCGCAGCGGGAGCACGCCCAAGGGCGGGCTCGATGCGCAGGTCGTGCGCGTGGAATCGCTGGAGGCCGCGAAGGCGCTCGGCCGCAAGGAGCTCGCCGGCAAGGTGCTCTTCTTCGACGTGCCGACGGCGCGTGCGCGCGATGGTTCGGGCTATGGGCACTCGGCGGGCGCGCGCTATGCCGGCTCGCAGGTGGCGGTCGAACGCGGCGCGGTGGCCATGGTCATTCGCTCCATTTCACCCGATCCGGCCGTGCCTCACACCGGAACGACGGCCCACGCGGGGCTCCCCTCCGTGGCTCTCGCCGGCACGAGCGCCGACGCCCTGCGCGATGCGCTCGCGGCGGACCTCAAGGCGAAGGTGCATCTCGACGTGACCGCCCGGATGCTGCCCGACGTGGAGTCGGCCAACGTCGTCGGCGAAATCCGCGGCAGCGAGCGCCCGGACGAAGTGGTGCTCCTGGGCGCACACCTCGATTCGTGGGACGTGGGCGAGGGCGCCAGCGACGACGGTGCCGGCTGCGCCATCGTCGCCGAGGCCGCGCGGCTCACGGCGAAGTACGCCCCGCGCCGTACCGTGCGCGTCGTGCTCTTTGCCTCGGAAGAACTGGGCGACGCCCCTGGCGCAACGACGTACGCCGAAACGCATGCGGCGGAGCTGGAGAAAATCATCGTCGCCTTCGAGGCCGACGCCGGAGAAGGGCGCGCATATGCGTTCCGAGCCGCTGTCCGACCGGAGCACGCGCCCTCCGTCGCGCGCATCGTTTCGTTTCTCGCGCCGCTCGGCGTGGAGCACGATTCCCACGTGGCAGGCGCGGGGACGGACGTCTCGCCCCTCCACGACAAAGGCGTTCCCGTGTTCCAGCTCCGGCAGGACATGACGAAGTACTTCGATATCCACCACACGAAGAGCGACGTTTTCGAGCATATCGATCAAGAGGCGCTCACCCAGGCCACGGCCGCCTATGCCGTGACGGCGTACGCCACTGCGGAGCTGGATGAAACCTTGGGTCGCGCTCCGGAGGGACCCAAGGCACACTGGTGA
- a CDS encoding M20/M25/M40 family metallo-hydrolase, protein MRPPAATLLLALIASCTHSSPPPSQAEAADDATRAARSSLDERIARLRDDALASHAALDFIRDLTRDVGARPAGSSNDAKAVAWAEKRLVAEGFASVHREIVTVKHWERGPAAGAILAAKGKKLPLELLALGGSAATPAGGVDAEVVRASSLAEAEALGPNALAGKVLFLDVPTARDRDGSGYGRSWSSRVLGSQVAADRGAAALIVRSLATDSSLPHTGNTHSRTLASVAVSGASADLLRDTLKQDPKAKVHLEVAARTSPDAESANVVGEIRGRERPDEVVLLGAHLDSWDVGEGATDDAAGCAIVTQAARLLAKHAPRRTVRVVLFAAEEIGAMGGAAYARTHANEVEHIVLAMEADAGEGRVLGFRAHVPPARAVPVARIASFLAPLGIEAWPGELEDGGADVQPLQDKGVPVVRLHQNMNAYFDVHHAKSDVFTHIDPSALPQVVAAYAITAYAAAELDAPSRR, encoded by the coding sequence ATGCGCCCGCCTGCAGCAACGCTCTTGCTCGCACTGATTGCATCTTGCACGCATTCGTCCCCTCCGCCGTCCCAGGCGGAGGCCGCGGACGACGCGACTCGGGCCGCGCGGTCGTCGCTCGACGAGCGCATCGCGAGGCTGCGGGACGATGCACTCGCCTCGCATGCGGCGTTGGACTTCATTCGCGATCTCACGCGCGACGTGGGTGCGCGGCCTGCGGGGTCATCGAACGACGCGAAGGCCGTCGCCTGGGCCGAAAAGAGACTCGTCGCCGAAGGGTTCGCCTCGGTGCATCGCGAGATCGTGACGGTCAAACACTGGGAGCGTGGCCCCGCTGCGGGGGCCATTCTCGCCGCGAAAGGGAAGAAGCTCCCGCTCGAGCTCCTCGCGCTCGGCGGGAGTGCGGCCACGCCGGCGGGCGGGGTCGATGCCGAGGTGGTGCGTGCGTCGTCGCTCGCGGAGGCCGAGGCCCTCGGGCCGAACGCGCTCGCCGGCAAAGTGCTCTTCCTCGATGTTCCCACCGCGCGCGATCGCGATGGCTCTGGCTATGGCCGCTCATGGTCGTCGCGCGTTCTCGGATCGCAGGTAGCGGCCGACCGCGGTGCCGCGGCCCTCATCGTGCGATCGCTCGCGACCGATTCGAGCCTCCCGCACACGGGCAACACCCATAGCCGCACCTTGGCCTCGGTGGCCGTATCCGGGGCGAGTGCCGATCTTTTGCGCGACACCCTGAAGCAGGATCCGAAGGCGAAGGTGCACCTCGAGGTGGCCGCGCGAACCTCGCCCGACGCCGAATCGGCCAACGTGGTCGGCGAAATCCGCGGGCGCGAACGCCCCGACGAAGTGGTCCTTTTGGGCGCGCACCTCGACTCATGGGACGTGGGCGAGGGCGCTACCGACGACGCTGCGGGCTGCGCCATCGTCACCCAGGCCGCGCGCCTGCTGGCCAAACACGCCCCGCGCCGCACCGTGCGGGTCGTCTTGTTCGCCGCGGAAGAAATCGGCGCCATGGGCGGTGCGGCCTACGCACGCACCCATGCGAACGAGGTCGAGCACATCGTGCTGGCCATGGAGGCCGATGCCGGCGAAGGCCGCGTCCTCGGCTTCCGCGCGCATGTCCCCCCCGCGCGGGCGGTACCGGTGGCGCGCATCGCCTCGTTCCTCGCGCCCCTCGGCATCGAAGCGTGGCCCGGCGAACTGGAAGACGGCGGCGCCGACGTCCAGCCGCTGCAAGACAAGGGCGTGCCCGTCGTTCGCTTGCACCAGAATATGAACGCATACTTCGACGTGCACCACGCCAAGAGCGACGTCTTCACGCACATCGATCCGAGCGCGCTTCCGCAGGTCGTCGCGGCCTACGCCATCACCGCGTACGCCGCCGCGGAGCTGGATGCCCCATCGCGTCGCTGA